A single Xiphias gladius isolate SHS-SW01 ecotype Sanya breed wild chromosome 22, ASM1685928v1, whole genome shotgun sequence DNA region contains:
- the kif13a gene encoding kinesin-like protein KIF13A isoform X6 produces the protein MSDTKVKVAVRVRPMNRREIELNTKCVVDMEDNQTVLHPPPSNAKGENRKQPKVFAFDHCFWSMDESNVPKYAGQEVVFKCLGEGILENAFQGYNACIFAYGQTGSGKSFSMMGNGEQPGLIPRLCCSLFERVHREGNEAHTFKVEVSFMEIYNEKVRDLLDPKGSRQSLKVREHKVLGPYVDGLSQLAVTSFEDIEVLMSEGNKSRTVAATNMNEESSRSHAVFSIIVTQTLYDLQSGNSGEKVSKMSLVDLAGSERVSKTGAAGERLKEGSNINKSLTTLGCVISALADQSAGKGKAKFVPYRDSVLTWLLKDNLGGNSKTAMIATVSPAADNYEETLSTLRYADRAKRIVNHAVVNEDPNARIIRELREEVEKLKVQLSQAESMKAPELKEKLQESEKLIQEMTVTWEEKLRKTEEIATERQKQLESMGISLETSGIKVGEDKCFLVNLNADPALNELLVYYLKEHTRVGADTSQDIQLFGIGIQPEHCVLELCPDGDVTLMPIGNARTCVNGTMIDSLVHLWHGDRILWGNNHFFRINLPKRKRRDRLKELERASPRESFVEADVETASEASSEQDYSYEFAQMEVIMKTLGNNDPMQNVVQVLEKQYLEEKQTALEEQRMMYERELESLRQQLSPEKTPQHHRSSSDRLTFPTHTPHSKLRLWTEERDELFRQSLSRLREQVVKANTLVREANFLAEEMNKLTDYQVTLQIPAANLSANRKRGAIVSEPAIQVRRKGKGTQVWTIEKLENKLVDMRDHYRDWKEGTEELYNKVSSKHCDPFYEAQENHNLIGVANIFLECLFHDVKLQYAVPIISQQGEVAGRLHIELMRVSGSIPERLSGGDDSSENSSESSCYEVMDTNGEIVHMAKRLTCRVRIREATGLPLNLSNFVFCQYTFWEHGEPTVAPPMVSPDRPSPRSPDAQFTVQFDHCKDYVVHVTDEFLEFISDGALAIEVWGHRCAGNGRSLWELDALEAKTQTLRDRWSEVSRRIELWISIQELNEQGEYSSVELHSGKDISTGGVFQLRQGHSRRLQVCVKPVQNSGTLPLLVEAMLSVSIGCVSARSSKLQRPLDSYQREAEEDMDSYQEEDLNCVRERWSEALIKRREYLDEQIKKIINKHEKSEEDIEREARLVEQWVGLTEERNAVLVPAPGSGIPGAPADWTPPAGMEAHIPVLYLDLNADNLTVNEQLTGPHAAGVNSILPKEHGSQFFYLPIIRHSDEEVSAVCSWDSSIHDSVHLNRVTSPNERIYLIIKATVQLSHPASMELVLRKRIAVNIYNKQSFTQSLKRRMSLKNTLYSCGVTYEIVSNIPKASEEPEERETLALMAARGDSEETQDGETYIEKYTRGVLEVENILSLERLRQAVTVKEALAAKGRHLRRSISTPNVQHSSCSKTDLTGCEDEDCKDHCDHADSSTCNPQDGSLCSTPIKSKDNQGLVPESPTFFNSSPFKVLSPQPPKFLKSLLPVKEESKAKKALEARPLLGQESMCSFVDSPALLPPPCPWRRPRAGSEGHCKPSTFTSTPTSTPTSRQLSHTLPHTADSEDEETDVDMTLNLDRGPQDQSSFQPYIPEDFANFEIYNATLESQEGFPSSRSDLKGSRCGGGSGEREVSRSPTASTCTSGYFSHSASNATLSDMPFSASESSDHLSCTSRDPQEPLGCPAGQGCTQTKSVTPGSDSQQPPLSAVRVQDLLPHPQGSSTVSIPNCTDKQQTFPLPHNRVLSTSQEFTDFKGADDSIGESDLAHFTEGWEQEGLEKKKPDNVETCDTGNQHSSVASGIINTSYPENAICECPNNEDSDSGPVSGPNTTVVCTSVRALVSVPDKVVAPCPAQITPSASVPAPASPSLVAPSSTAPSSAPALRAGGEPPIQEPAQGDLPHGSPCPSPNPSSAEPSGDSSGDECTPVAQLPDWMAPGEQVWVGKRRGTVHYVGGVEFAKGIWIGVKLDMAVGKHNGTVQGRVYFRCPPGHGVFVKPSRLTRGPPSMDTEPQTLIR, from the exons ATGTCGGATACAAAGGTAAAAGTTGCAGTGAGAGTTCGGCCCATGAACCGCAGGG AAATTGAACTGAATACAAAATGTGTCGTGGATATGGAGGACAACCAAACAGTTCTTCACCCACCACCCTCAAATGCAAAAGGAGAGAACAG GAAACAACCCAAG GTGTTCGCTTTTGACCACTGTTTCTGGTCCATGGACGAGTCCAATGTTCCCAAATATGCTG GTCAAGAGGTGGTGTTCAAGTGCCTTGGAGAGGGAATACTTGAAAATGCATTCCAGGGATATAATGCCTGCATATTTGCCTATGGACAAACAG GTTCAGGCAAGTCCTTTTCCATGATGGGGAATGGCGAGCAGCCGGGTTTAATCCCTCGACTCTGCTGCTCGCTGTTTGAGAGGGTCCACAGGGAGGGAAACGAGGCCCATACTTTTAAGGTGGAGGTGTCGTTCATGGAGATCTACAATGAGAAGGTCCGTGACCTGCTGGATCCCAAAGG GAGCCGACAGTCCCTGAAAGTTCGGGAGCACAAAGTCCTTGGTCCATATGTGGATGGTCTGTCTCAGCTGGCTGTGACCAGCTTTGAG GACATCGAGGTGTTAATGTCAGAGGGGAACAAATCTCGCACAGTTGCAGCCACCAACATGAATGAGGAGAGCAGTCGTTCACATGCTGTCTTCAGCATCATTGTCACGCAAACACTTTATGATCTACAGTCTGGG AATTCAGGTGAGAAAGTCAGCAAGATGAGTCTGGTTGACCTGGCAGGAAGTGAGCGAGTCTCAAagactggagctgctggagagagACTCAAAGAGGGCAGCAATATTAACAA ATCTCTCACCACATTAGGCTGCGTGATTTCTGCTCTTGCTGATCAGTCTGCAGGGAAGGGGAAGGCCAAGTTTGTGCCTTACAGAGACTCAGTCCTCACCTGGCTATTGAAG GACAACCTCGGCGGCAACAGCAAGACAGCCATGATAGCCACAGTGAGTCCGGCGGCTGACAACTACGAGGAGACTCTGTCCACTCTGCGCTACGCAGACAGGGCCAAGAGAATCGTCAACCATGCCGTGGTGAATGAAGACCCCAACGCTCGGATCATCAGAGAGCtcagggaggaggtggagaagctCAAAGTTCAGCTCTCTCAGGCTGAG TCCATGAAGGCTCCtgaactgaaggagaaactGCAGGAGTCTGAGAAACTCATTCAGGAGATGACTGTCACCTGGGAGGAAAAACTAAGAAAGACGGAGGAGATTGCAACT GAGCGTCAGAAGCAGTTGGAGAGCATGGGCATCTCTTTGGAAACGTCTGGGATTAAAGTGGGTGAAGACAAGTGTTTCCTTGTCAATCTAAATGCTGATCCTGCCCTAAATGAGCTACTGGTCTACTACCTGAAG GAGCACACACGTGTGGGCGCAGACACGTCTCAGGACATCCAGCTCTTTGGGATCGGGATCCAGCCGGAGCACTGCGTCCTGGAGCTCTGCCCAGACGGTGATGTCACCCTGATGCCCATAGGGAATGCCAG gACCTGCGTGAACGGAACAATGATTGATTCCTTGGTGCACCTGTGGCATGGAGACCGTATCTTATGGGGCAACAACCACTTCTTCAG GATCAATCTGCCTAAGCGAAAGCGCCGGGACCGTttgaaggagctggagagagCTTCTCCCAGAGAGAGCTTCGTTGAGGCAGATGTGGAGACTGCCAGTGAGGCCTCTTCTGAGCAGGACTACAGCTATGAGTTTGCCCAGATGGAGGTCATAATGAAGACTCTTGGGAACAATG ACCCCATGCAGAATGTGGTCCAAGTGCTGGAGAAGCAGTACCTGGAGGAGAAGCAGACGGCTCTGGAGGAGCAGAGAATGATGTATGAGCGGGAGCTGGAGTCACTGCGGCAACAGCTGTCTCCCGAGAAGACACCACAGCACCACCGCAGCAGCAGTGACCGCCTTACGTTCCcgacacacacaccacacagcaAGCTGCGACTGTGGACGGAGGAGCG ggaTGAGCTTTTTCGTCAGAGTCTTTCTCGACTCAGGGAGCAGGTCGTGAAAGCCAACACCTTGGTGCGAGAAGCCAACTTTTTGGCAGAGGAGATGAACAAACTGACTGACTATCAGGTCACCCTTCAGATTCCTGCAGCCAACCTCAGCGCCAACCGCAAG CGTGGAGCCATAGTGAGCGAGCCAGCCATCCAGGTGCGGAGGAAGGGGAAGGGGACCCAGGTGTGGACCATCGAGAAGCTGGAGAACAAACTGGTGGACATGAGAGACCACTACAGGGACTGGAAGGAAGGCACAGAGGAGTTG tataACAAAGTAAGCAGTAAGCACTGTGATCCATTCTACGAGGCGCAAGAGAACCACAACCTGATAGGAGTGGCCAACATTTTTCTGGAGTGCCTTTTCCATGATGTTAAACTGCAATATGCTGTCCCCATCATCAGCCAACAGGGGGAG GTAGCAGGCAGGTTGCACATTGAGCTGATGCGAGTCAGTGGTTCCATACCAGAGCGCCTGTCCGGGGGAGATGACTCATCGGAGAACTCCAGCGAGAGTAGCTGCTACGAGGTCATGGACACCAACGGGGAGATCGTCCACATGGCCAAGAGGCTCACCTGCAGG GTGCGGATCAGGGAGGCTACAGGCCTGCCGCTCAATTTGTCCAACTTTGTCTTCTGTCAGTACACCTTCTGGGAGCACGGCGAGCCCACTGTGGCTCCTCCTATGGTCAGCCCGGACAGACCCTCCCCTCGAAGCCCAGATGCCCAGTTCACTGTCCAGTTTGATCACTGCAAG GACTATGTTGTGCATGTGACGGACGAGTTTTTAGAGTTTATATCAGATGGAGCATTGGCCATAGAAGTTTGGGGTCACCGCTGTGCTGGGAACGGACGTTCACTCTGGGAGTTAGACGCACTAGAGGCCAAGACCCAGACTCTCCGAGACAG GTGGAGTGAGGTGTCTCGCAGGATCGAGCTGTGGATCTCCATCCAGGAGCTGAATGAGCAGGGAGAATACTCATCCGTGGAGCTGCATTCTGGAAAAGACATCAGCACAGGAGGAGTCTTCCAGCTCCGACAG GGTCACTCCAGGaggctgcaggtgtgtgtgaaaCCAGTCCAAAACTCAGGCACTCTGCCTCTGCTGGTGGAGGCTATGCTGTCCGTCTCTATTGGCTGCGTGTCAGCTCGCTCCTCCAAACTACAGAGACCGCTCGACAGCTACCAG AGAGAGGCGGAAGAGGATATGGATAGTTATCAG GAGGAAGATCTCAACTGTGTTAGAGAGCGCTGGTCAGAAGCCCTGATCAAACGTCGGGAGTACCTTGATGAACAAATCAAGaaaatcatcaataaacacg AAAAGTCAGAGGAGGACATTGAGCGTGAAGCTCGGCTGGTTGAGCAGTGGGTTGGACTGACTGAAGAGAGAAATGCTGTGCTGGTACCTGCACCTGGCAGTGGCATCCCTGGAGCTCCTGCAGActg GACGCCACCTGCAGGAATGGAAGCTCACATCCCCGTACTCTACCTGGATTTGAATG CGGATAATCTgacagtgaatgagcagctgacCGGCCCACATGCTGCAGGTGTTAATTCTATCCTGCCTAAGGAGCACGGAAGCCAGTTCTTCTATCTTCCCATCATCAGGCACAGTGATGAGGAG GTGTCGGCAGTGTGCTCCTGGGACTCCTCCATCCATGATTCTGTGCACCTCAACCGGGTCACGTCTCCTAATGAACGCATCTACCTGATCATCAAAGCCACGGTGCAGCTCAGCCACCCTGCCTCCATGGAGCTGGTGCTCCGCAAGAGGATCGCTGTCAACATCTACAACAAACAG agcTTCACTCAGAGTCTCAAGAGAAGAATGTCCCTAAAGAACACACTTTACTCCTGTGGTGTGACTTATGAGATCGTGTCCAACATACCAAAG GCCTCAGAGGAACCGGAGGAGAGGGAAACCTTGGCCCTCATGGCTGCTCGCGGTGACAGCGAGGAGACCCAGGACGGAGAAACCTACATAGAAAAATACACAAGGGGAGTTCTGGAAGTGGAGAACATCCTCAGTCTAGAGAGGCTACGGCAG GCTGTGACAGTGAAGGAAGCGCTCGCTGCTAAGGGGAGACACCTAAGAAGGAGTATCAGCACACCAAATGTACAGCAT TCTTCATGTAGTAAAACAGACCTGACAGGTTGTGAGGATGAAGACTGTAAG GACCACTGTGATCATGCGGACAGCTCCACCTGCAATCCCCAGGATGGCTCCCTTTGCAGCACACCTATCAAAAGCAAGGACAACCAAG GTTTGGTTCCAGAGAGCCCTACCTTTTTCAACTCCAGCCCCTTCAAAGTCCTCTCCCCTCAGCCTCCCAAGTTCCTCAAGTCTCTGCTGCCTGTGAAAGAGGAGAGCAAGGCGAAGAAAGCCCTGGAGGCCCGACCGCTGCTGGGACAAGAG AGCATGTGCTCATTTGTGGACAGCCCTGCACTGCTCCCCCCTCCCTGCCCCTGGCGCCGACCCAGGGCAGGCAGCGAGGGCCACTGCAAGCCTTCCACCTTCacctccacccccacctccaCTCCCACCAGCAGACAGCTCAGCCACACACTGCCACACACTGCT GACTCTGAGGACGAGGAGACGGATGTGGACATGACTCTGAATCTCGATCGGGGGCCTCAGGACCAAAGCAGCTTCCAACCTTATATCCCGGAGGACTTTGCAAACTTTGAGATCTACAACGCCACTCTGGAGAGCCAGGAGGGGTTTCCGTCCTCCCGCTCTGACTTGAAGGGAAGCCGGTGCGGAGGTGggagcggagagagagaggtgtccCGAAGCCCCACTGCCAGCACTTGCACTAGTGGCTACTTTTCACACAGTGCCTCCAACGCAACGCTGTCTGACATGCCTTTCAGTGCCAGTGAGAGCTCTGACCACCTCAGTTGCACCTCCAGAGATCCCCAGGAGCCCCTGGGCTGTCCTGCTGGACAAGGCTGCACCCAAACTAAAAGTGTTACTCCAGGGAGTGACAGCCAGCAGCCTCCTCTGTCAGCAGTCCGGGTCCAGGATCTGCTACCCCACCCTCAAGGCTCCTCAACTGTCAGTATTCCTAATTgcacagacaagcagcaaacaTTCCCTCTGCCTCACAACCGTGTTCTCAGTACCAGCCAGGAGTTCACAGACTTTAAAGGGGCTGATGACAGTATTGGAGAGAGTGATTTAGCACATTTTACAGAGGGATGGGAGCAGGAGGGTTTGGAGAAGAAGAAACCAGATAACGTAGAAACATGTGACACTGGCAATCAACACTCCTCTGTTGCGTCTGGTATTATCAACACATCTTATCCTGAAAATGCCATATGCGAATGTCCTAATAATGAAGACTCTGATAGTGGTCCTGTGTCCGGCCCTAACACAACTGTAGTTTGCACTTCAGTCAGAGCCCTAGTAAGTGTTCCTGACAAAGTCGTGGCTCCATGTCCAGCCCAAATAACTCCCTCTGCATCAGTCCCAGCTCCAGCATCTCCATCCCTGGTTGCTCCTTCATCTACAGCCCCATCCTCTGCCCCAGCTCTGCGAGCGGGAGGAGAACCTCCGATCCAGGAGCCAGCACAGGGAGATCTGCCCCACGGGAGTCCCTGCCCCAGCCCTAACCCCAGCAGTGCCGAGCCCTCGGGGGACTCCAGCGGGGATGAGTGCACCCCTGTAGCTCAGCTTCCTGACTGGATGGCCCCTGGGGAGCAGGTGTGGgtggggaagaggagaggaacagtCCACTATGTTGGAGGGGTAGAGTTTGCTAAGGGGATCTGGATTGGTGTGAAGCTGGACATGGCAGTGG GTAAGCACAACGGGACTGTCCAGGGCAGAGTGTACTTCCGCTGCCCCCCGGGCCACGGTGTGTTTGTCAAGCCATCTCGTCTCACCAGAGGACCGCCCTCCATGGACACAGAACCCCAGACTCTGATCAGATAG